A section of the Schistosoma haematobium chromosome ZW, whole genome shotgun sequence genome encodes:
- a CDS encoding hypothetical protein (EggNog:ENOG41KOG3645~COG:T), giving the protein MGKNMFRHCTHRVFVFQQVDANLLVISTMEQNKETLLTEIRSRINEMNSRTLYLRKLPRNTSLSQLKALCRSSANGRLLNPSRHLKHRLALMEYNSPEAALSSLKSLGDKFFGDIPITVELCSERCKSLSNSWRPPQSYELNEFNLNKLYVAGINRRSTEQEIRDLFPNAESFDFIVHEGALWHCRVIFTNQKDALEAFNTRHGVILHDTPINLNFDLRSRKSSLLVRAPIVATITDPKVLSNEKPKLKSRKSSSHLNQQQSRGNKSLTESPSGPVKNSNLEANKSKRKKYKNESASSNSVPFSLATNHGHQVSKPVPKKRKLV; this is encoded by the exons ATGGGTAAAAATATGTTCAGACATTGTACACATAGGGTTTTCGTTTTCCAACAGGTTGACGCCAACCTTTTAGTAATCTCCACAATGGAACAAAATAAAGAAACACTTCTGACTGAAATCAGGAGCCGAATAA ATGAAATGAATTCACGCACATTATATTTACGTAAATTACCACGAAATACAAGTCTTTCTCAGCTAAAAGCATTGTGTCGTAGTTCAGCAAATGGTCGGTTGCTAAATCCGTCTCGTCACTTAAAACATAG ATTAGCGCTTATGGAGTATAATTCACCTGAAGCAGCATTGTCTAGTCTTAAGTCATTGGGTGACAAATTCTTTGGAGATATTCCTATTACTGTTGAGTTATGTTCTGAGCGCTGTAAATCTCTGTCTAATAGTTGGAGGCCACCACAGTcatatgaattgaatgaatttaatttgaataaacTGTATGTAGCAGGTATCAATCGTCGATCAACTGAACAGGAAATTCGGGACCTATTTCCTAATGCTGAGTCTTTTGACTTCATTGTACATGAAGGTGCTTTGTG GCATTGTCGTGTTATATTTACCAATCAAAAAGACGCTCTTGAAGCATTCAATACACGACATGGAGTTATCCTCCATGATACGCCAATTAACTTAAACTTTGACCTAAGGAGTCGTAAATCTTCACTT TTAGTTCGTGCACCAATCGTTGCAACAATTACTGATCCAAAGGTTCTGTCAAACGAAAAGCCGAAGCTGAAAAGCAGAAAAAGTAGTTCCCATTTAAATCAGCAACAAAGTCGGGGGAATAAATCTCTAACTGAATCACCGAGTGGTCCTGTTAAGAATTCAAACCTTGAAGCAAATAAaagcaaaagaaaaaaatacaaaaatgagagTGCCTCCAGTAATTCAGTTCCGTTTTCTTTGGCTACTAACCATGGACATCAAGTTTCTAAACCAGTACCGAAAAAGCGAAAGTTGGTGTAG
- a CDS encoding hypothetical protein (EggNog:ENOG41KOG3645~COG:T), translated as MVWDGRVVLTMDLLSKVVGKVDANLLVISTMEQNKETLLTEIRSRINEMNSRTLYLRKLPRNTSLSQLKALCRSSANGRLLNPSRHLKHRLALMEYNSPEAALSSLKSLGDKFFGDIPITVELCSERCKSLSNSWRPPQSYELNEFNLNKLYVAGINRRSTEQEIRDLFPNAESFDFIVHEGALWHCRVIFTNQKDALEAFNTRHGVILHDTPINLNFDLRSRKSSLLVRAPIVATITDPKVLSNEKPKLKSRKSSSHLNQQQSRGNKSLTESPSGPVKNSNLEANKSKRKKYKNESASSNSVPFSLATNHGHQVSKPVPKKRKLV; from the exons ATGGTTTGGGATGGTCGTGTTGTCCTGACCATGGATCTGCTCTCCAAGGTCGTTGGCAAG GTTGACGCCAACCTTTTAGTAATCTCCACAATGGAACAAAATAAAGAAACACTTCTGACTGAAATCAGGAGCCGAATAA ATGAAATGAATTCACGCACATTATATTTACGTAAATTACCACGAAATACAAGTCTTTCTCAGCTAAAAGCATTGTGTCGTAGTTCAGCAAATGGTCGGTTGCTAAATCCGTCTCGTCACTTAAAACATAG ATTAGCGCTTATGGAGTATAATTCACCTGAAGCAGCATTGTCTAGTCTTAAGTCATTGGGTGACAAATTCTTTGGAGATATTCCTATTACTGTTGAGTTATGTTCTGAGCGCTGTAAATCTCTGTCTAATAGTTGGAGGCCACCACAGTcatatgaattgaatgaatttaatttgaataaacTGTATGTAGCAGGTATCAATCGTCGATCAACTGAACAGGAAATTCGGGACCTATTTCCTAATGCTGAGTCTTTTGACTTCATTGTACATGAAGGTGCTTTGTG GCATTGTCGTGTTATATTTACCAATCAAAAAGACGCTCTTGAAGCATTCAATACACGACATGGAGTTATCCTCCATGATACGCCAATTAACTTAAACTTTGACCTAAGGAGTCGTAAATCTTCACTT TTAGTTCGTGCACCAATCGTTGCAACAATTACTGATCCAAAGGTTCTGTCAAACGAAAAGCCGAAGCTGAAAAGCAGAAAAAGTAGTTCCCATTTAAATCAGCAACAAAGTCGGGGGAATAAATCTCTAACTGAATCACCGAGTGGTCCTGTTAAGAATTCAAACCTTGAAGCAAATAAaagcaaaagaaaaaaatacaaaaatgagagTGCCTCCAGTAATTCAGTTCCGTTTTCTTTGGCTACTAACCATGGACATCAAGTTTCTAAACCAGTACCGAAAAAGCGAAAGTTGGTGTAG
- a CDS encoding hypothetical protein (EggNog:ENOG41KOG3645~COG:T) has product MEQNKETLLTEIRSRINEMNSRTLYLRKLPRNTSLSQLKALCRSSANGRLLNPSRHLKHRLALMEYNSPEAALSSLKSLGDKFFGDIPITVELCSERCKSLSNSWRPPQSYELNEFNLNKLYVAGINRRSTEQEIRDLFPNAESFDFIVHEGALWHCRVIFTNQKDALEAFNTRHGVILHDTPINLNFDLRSRKSSLLVRAPIVATITDPKVLSNEKPKLKSRKSSSHLNQQQSRGNKSLTESPSGPVKNSNLEANKSKRKKYKNESASSNSVPFSLATNHGHQVSKPVPKKRKLV; this is encoded by the exons ATGGAACAAAATAAAGAAACACTTCTGACTGAAATCAGGAGCCGAATAA ATGAAATGAATTCACGCACATTATATTTACGTAAATTACCACGAAATACAAGTCTTTCTCAGCTAAAAGCATTGTGTCGTAGTTCAGCAAATGGTCGGTTGCTAAATCCGTCTCGTCACTTAAAACATAG ATTAGCGCTTATGGAGTATAATTCACCTGAAGCAGCATTGTCTAGTCTTAAGTCATTGGGTGACAAATTCTTTGGAGATATTCCTATTACTGTTGAGTTATGTTCTGAGCGCTGTAAATCTCTGTCTAATAGTTGGAGGCCACCACAGTcatatgaattgaatgaatttaatttgaataaacTGTATGTAGCAGGTATCAATCGTCGATCAACTGAACAGGAAATTCGGGACCTATTTCCTAATGCTGAGTCTTTTGACTTCATTGTACATGAAGGTGCTTTGTG GCATTGTCGTGTTATATTTACCAATCAAAAAGACGCTCTTGAAGCATTCAATACACGACATGGAGTTATCCTCCATGATACGCCAATTAACTTAAACTTTGACCTAAGGAGTCGTAAATCTTCACTT TTAGTTCGTGCACCAATCGTTGCAACAATTACTGATCCAAAGGTTCTGTCAAACGAAAAGCCGAAGCTGAAAAGCAGAAAAAGTAGTTCCCATTTAAATCAGCAACAAAGTCGGGGGAATAAATCTCTAACTGAATCACCGAGTGGTCCTGTTAAGAATTCAAACCTTGAAGCAAATAAaagcaaaagaaaaaaatacaaaaatgagagTGCCTCCAGTAATTCAGTTCCGTTTTCTTTGGCTACTAACCATGGACATCAAGTTTCTAAACCAGTACCGAAAAAGCGAAAGTTGGTGTAG
- the CFDP2_15 gene encoding Craniofacial development protein 2 (EggNog:ENOG410J493): MLTRKNNSNHLNSALGVRFPFRRTMTPHGESRVPSEATRPMPLLTTRATTFTDTWNVRTMWETGKTSQIATGMRRYNLAVLEISETYWTQTGQQRLNTREMLLYSGHEEENAPHTQGVALMLSKVARNALVGWESHGSRIIKASFKTKNEGITMNIIQCYAPTNDSNDDNKDQFYERLQSITEKCPRKDLTILIDLNA; encoded by the coding sequence atgctaaccagaaaaaataattcaaaccatttgaactctgccctgggagttaggtttccatttagaagaactatgacgcctcatggtgaaagccgagttccttcggaagccacaaggccgatgccccttctaacaaccagagcaacaacttTTACAgatacatggaacgttcgaacaatgtgggagaccgggaagaccagtcaaatagcaacgggaatgaggagatacaacttggcagtactggaaATCAGCGAAACCTATTGGACCCAAACTGGACAACAAAGGTTAAATAcgagagagatgctgctatactccggtcacgaagaggaaaatgctccacacactcagggagttgctctgatgctgtccaaagtagcacgaaatgcacttgtaggatgggaatctcacggatccagaatcatcaaagcatcattcaaaacaaagaatgaggggatcacaatgaatattatccaatgttatgcacccactaatgatagcaacgacgacaataaagatcaattctatgagaggctgcaatcaatcacagagaagtgcccaagaaaggacctcactaTTCTGATAGATCTAAACGCctaa